In the Arachis hypogaea cultivar Tifrunner chromosome 20, arahy.Tifrunner.gnm2.J5K5, whole genome shotgun sequence genome, CACAAATTGGGGAGAAAAAGTGATTTTACTACTTATACTAGGTGGTGTAAACTTCGTGAAGAATCATAAGTACTATAGCATAGCTTAATTATTCACTTACGCTGCCCATTGCATCCCATGGTCAGCAAACGCAGACGATATGGGGGTGTCAGGATCAATAGCATAATAAGGTACTAAACCGACAATAACAACGGAGACCATCATATACAATCCACAACATAGAAACAGTGAACCACCAATACCCAGTGGCAAATCGCGTTGAGGATTTTTAACCTGTTGATCAAAGTAACACATTAATAAGTAGCTAGAAGAACATCCTTAATTATGTATGTATCAAGCACAGAAATGGCATTTAGAAACAAGAATAGACAATCTGCACTGTGTCATCATTTATACTACCTCTTCGGCAGTGCTGGCTACTGCATCAAAACCTATATAAGCAAAAAAGACAGTTGCAGAACCAGCAAGCATTCCATCTACCCCGAATGGAAAGTACCTATTACAAAAAGAGCAAGAGAGAAGTAATCAGTAACTATAAGACACCAAAATGCATGTTGAATAGCAAAATAAGGATGTAAAGTACCCTGTAGGAAGTTCATATCCAGCCCATCCAGATTTGAATCCAAGGTAACTGCCGGCTAAAATTACAAACATCAAAGCACATATATTCACTGATGTGACTATACTTTGTACCATTGCACTCTGCAATATcatgaattcatataaaaattaagaaaacatTCGAATGGGTTTTCGGGGGGAGTGAATATAAGCAAAGGATAAATACAATAAGTTGCAGCAACCAATGTTTAGAGAAACTCAAGAGCATGAAATCTAGAAACATAGCTAAGTACAACATTTAAAATAATATCATATTATAGAAAAAGATTCTAACAGAGATATACCTCTTTAATCCCAAAACAAAGGAGTGCAGTGATAATAAATGTCACGATTGCTGCGCATGGATCCACAACAATATCAAGCCCGGGAATATGATGACGTGATAAAAAGGTGGGCAAATTTTCCGCACCTCCAACAAGTGCAGCCTAACCAGAGAAATATATATTGAAGTTAATAGTTGCATCAGAAAATTTGTACAACTCTACTCACAGTTCCAACAAATGAATCtgctaactatatatatatatgaatcttGAAAAATAGAATCTGCTAATATTCCTTTAGACTTTAGAGTCAAACACCAATTAGGACTAACAAACCATGGGATATGCCAAGTTATTGATGATGGATTCAAGGGTATACTTCATGCAAGAACCTACAACAGAGAGCTTCAGAGGGTAGTTTCAAAGAATAGTTCAAACCTAAGACTTTATTTCTAGTAGAATGGGTAACAAACGAGTGAATAACGAAATCACTTGAAAACTTCcataaatagtaaataaaagtaaacatgaACAATAAAGTCAAAGTCGAATCAACCTCAAATAATGTGGTGTGTAGAATAAATAAAATGGTACAGTATACAATCAAAGTTGCTAAGACAAATAATAACTCAACAGAATAGTTAATAGAAAACCATACCAAATTGGGAGTTATGCCACGAGCAACAGCAGATCCACCAATTGTATATTCAAGTATCAATGCCCAACCAATCAACCAAGCAACTctgacaaaataataataaaataatgaataatgaaTAATTTTCCAGATATAAACATTTCTCAATTGAAAATCTTTCTCAATAAAGGACCTTATTGATTTAGAACTAATGAATCCAAAGAAAGTGACTTACCCTTCCCCAACACATATGTATGAATAATGATAGGCACTTCCAGCAGAAGGGCAGCGACTCGCAAGCTCTGCATAGCAAAAAGCTGAAAGAGCAGCTGCAAATCCAGCTACCAGGAAAGAAATCGCCAACGACGGACCGGAATGCTCGCGAGCAACGGTTCCAACAAGAACATAGACACCAGCACCAATTGTTGCACCAACACCTGAATCAAAGCCAAAACTGAATGAATTAACCATCAAAACAGCTTAGATCCAAATACCAGAGAAGGGCATCCCTTAATTCGCAGGACAAAGGGTGTAATGCAGGCAGTCTAACCTACGAAGCAAGCATAAGTGGCTTACTTCAAAGTTTGTAACAAAGATCCAACTCAACCATTGTTAAAAGCCTACCTTTCTGGACCCAAAtacaatacaaaacaaaaattcagCTAGAACAAGAAATCAATCTCAAACCAATTACTTAGATCAAAAGATATTCTAAACAACATCCTACAATAAAAATCAGGAATCATGATTCTCTAATTATCAGAAAAGAAAACTGAATTACCAATTGCCATGAGTTGAGGCACAGTCAACTCCTTGGCAAGTTGACCCTTGGAGCTGCTTTCATTGGCAGAATCAACCTTCTTCCTTCTAGTGAAGAACATCCATGAACCCTGAGTTCCATTTTCACCACCATCTTGTGAATCAACCAAAATTCCCATCACAAAAGTAGCTTCCTTTTTTGTTGAGTTTGACAAAATAGCAAATTCAGcagattctctttttcttttttattttccctAGGAAATGATGGGTAAATTTAACAATAGATGATAATGTTGTGATACGTTGAAGAAGATTGATTGGTAGTTAGAATGAAAAATTCTCGCTTTACCAATCTGTTGTTGACAAGTCCCAGTCTCTGTTGTGCCGCTACAATTCTCAAAATGGTTTCATGTGTTTATAGAAAGTTAGGTAGCAATTATTGGCAATGAATAATATAACTATATAAGAGAATTGAATGTTAGGTTAAAACAAGTAATTATGTTGCTAACATaaatagttttattattttgttataataaatttaattattttactttaaaattaatattttttaatacgaAAATCAGCATACAAAGGTTaaaggaaaaaatataaaaaattcaataattatgCAATCTTTTCTAATaaatgatataaatataaaaactttTTAGGCCCGTTTGAATAGGTttataagtgattttttttttaacttttaacttatgaaaatgtgtagtattaatgtctggtacaattttcaaagtaaaattgtaactttctaaaaaactattttgatacttaaggagaagttaaaaaaaatgacttttctcataataaaaagtttttttatcatttttctcttaataagtacttttagaactgaaaaaccaaacacaaaataacttatttataagttacttttaatataagcatttattatttaagctatttcttcaaaagtaacttaattaagttgtttacccaAACTGGGCGTTAGTTTAAGAGCATTtacttctatattttttttattaataaaatctcAACTATATTTATActaaatcaattatcaaaattaggGATGAACACAGGTCGGTTTGGTTCGGATTCATTGTAAAATTAGAATCGAACCGATCAAAATATAATTGATTCGGTTTGATTTGGATTTGTGTTTTTTTGTATATGTACCGAATCAAACTAAACCAATTAAGAATggattggtttggttcgggtaattgggtacccgatgattttgaaattcataaaaaaaaatcaaatttttattttaaaaattcaacaagtataataaatatgtaacatcaatagaaataatccaaacatgttaaacaccaaatacattaaaaactaaactcattaaaatccaaacatattaataatgaataatcttTGTCTAatgaaaaaatcatatatatattatttaattaatatatgatcggatTTGCGGGTTGGTTTGGATTCTGCACCCCAAAACCAATACCCaaaccaatcactaacaaaaacTATCAGTTTAGTTTGGATTGAATCCGATTACCCATTGATTTtagaactaatttaattaattcggTTTGAATTCGAATAGATAATTGGATACCCGCTACTCGTACTCACTCCTAATCAAAATCAGTTAAACAGTAAACTGAGAATcccataaaaaa is a window encoding:
- the LOC112782297 gene encoding cationic amino acid transporter 2, vacuolar, whose protein sequence is MGILVDSQDGGENGTQGSWMFFTRRKKVDSANESSSKGQLAKELTVPQLMAIGVGATIGAGVYVLVGTVAREHSGPSLAISFLVAGFAAALSAFCYAELASRCPSAGSAYHYSYICVGEGVAWLIGWALILEYTIGGSAVARGITPNLAALVGGAENLPTFLSRHHIPGLDIVVDPCAAIVTFIITALLCFGIKESAMVQSIVTSVNICALMFVILAGSYLGFKSGWAGYELPTGYFPFGVDGMLAGSATVFFAYIGFDAVASTAEEVKNPQRDLPLGIGGSLFLCCGLYMMVSVVIVGLVPYYAIDPDTPISSAFADHGMQWAAYIINVGAFTALCASLMGGILPQPRILMAMARDGLLPPLFSDINKHTQVPVKSTIATGLVAAVLAFAMEVSELAGMVSVGTLLAFTVVAISVLILRYIPPEDAPLPGSLQEPIISVDSSGEHKRLVVKEDVSADFISKYLSAGNYLHNGNRRKVVGWVIASTCIGILVLTYAASDLVLPSSIRFTLCGVGVTLLLFGLVFLTCIDQDDARHNFGNSTGFTCPLVPLLPITCILINSYLLINLESGTWVRVSIWLAIGLLVYVFYGRTHSALKDAVYVPAAQVDDAYHASTSCLA